In Rhodamnia argentea isolate NSW1041297 chromosome 5, ASM2092103v1, whole genome shotgun sequence, the DNA window GTCCTCATCCATTTTAGAGCTTAACTTATCACCACAAATGGCTGAACTAATTTCTAAGCCACAGGCATCCTCCATGTCACCATCGCCATTGGCATCTTCACTGACAGGCGTATCCCTACTTCTGCAGATAGGAAGCAATGAATCCAAGCCAAGGCATTTTCGAGCCTTACTAAAGAAAACTCTACATTGATCTACGGATCGTGTCCCAACGAACCGTGAGATCAATGCAAAATCTTTACCATAAGATGATACAGCTCGCATGAATGCAGACTTCTCATCATCCGTCCAATCAGAGGCGTCCATTTCCCCAGAACTCTCACCTGAACATGTCTCCTCCTCTACATTCTCCATAAATTCAGGTGTAAAAGGCCGTTTTCGGACAAAATCCACCTTTGAACACTTCAGTTCCCTGCTTCCCTCAGCTGGATCAACAGAACTTGTGACACACGAACTCATTGCTTCCGATGAAAGCGACCCGCATATTCCAGCTAAAACATCAGCAGCAACTGTCTCCCTTTCACTCCCGAGAACATCAAAACTGCTACTCCTCTCCAAGTCACCACAATCAGCTCGTGATGATCTAGAGTTACAATAGCCATTCATATATATCCCTCCAGCGCATCCTTGTCGTTCTAGCATGAATTCATCCTCCCGGGCTGCCATCGCAGAAGCAGCGCCGAGGACATCAAGGGAGACAGCATTCACCTCACGGCTCCATCTTTTCTTTGATGTTACCAGGTAATTATTGGCAGCTAGTGACTTTCCTCGCTTTCCAAAGTCCAGCTTCTTCATAGTTCTCTCAAAAGTATCAGACTTGTGGTTTTTGTAATAGAAATCAACACAATCCGCAGTTGTCTTGTGATCAAGGAAAGAAGCAATCTTGCTGAAATCTTTCCCAATGGTTGCCAACTTATCCAgaaaaatttctctttcttctgcCGTCCATGGattaatcattttcttctctttctcgaCGGCACAAGGATCTTCAATTAGACCATTCATGGAGATAAACCTGGATGCCATCTTCTCCCTGTCATCTGAGATCAATGCCGGCATTTTTAAGTACTTCCTGTAAGACTTCATTTGGGAATCTGAGAGCAGCTTGCTTGCATGGCTTAAAACATGTGATGATGGTACCAGGCTCAAATTGCCCACTGTAAGGACAAAAAAGGTATACAGCTCAGAAAATCAGAACATAAACAAACGGCCTATGTCGCCTAGAGTAAGACTTCATCAGAACATCAGCGCGGTGCAAAAAAGTGGCAACCTACACTAGTCAAACGATTTCAGTGAACCActcaaaaatcaaatcacaacCAGAATGTCAAACCATATATCTACTTTCagcaaaaaatgacgagaatcAAGTAAATATCTAAAAGATAAGTAGAACCACGAGAAATTCCAATGCAGTTAAGGTGTCAACCCAAATTTCTactttcatggaaaaatgacaagaattaagaaaaaatatctACGATAAGTAGAATCACaaagaaatttcaaatgcaGTTGAGGTGTCCATCACTGTCATCATTTCTTATAAAGACAAATGGCAGCCAGCATAAACCCAGTGAATAGCTACTGTGAGAAAATGGTGCTAACACAGACGTGCGCGCGCACGCTGCAGACTAAGGATGTAAGCAACTCAAGCTACTGGAGCTCAACTCTTCTAGTCCCCTATACAATAGACCCCTTAGCCTAATTGAAGAATGGCATCTTTGTACCATTCTATGATATATGTTCACAAATACAGgataaatggtgcaatttttcaatttacttaTTGTTGTGAACTTCATTCAAGCTAATAGAAAATTTCTGGTCAAGTCCCAATCAAATGTGAGTCAAGAATTGAGCCCCGCATATTCATTTGGAGTCGACCTTTAATATCAAATTGCGTCAACTCCACCCAATACGACCCCATCGAAGACTAATTGGGATAATCCAGATGAGTTTGTTGGAGAGCCTAACAGAGAATAATCCAAAAGTATAAGCCCAATTTTCAGCTTAAAGTCATTGATTATGATgatagaaaaaatcattttccatcaaTCATCCAATTTCACTTTGCATGCCTAGTTTGACGGTTTTTAGGTCCAAAATACGTATTATGAAAAGGTCCCAGCGTTGAAAATAATTTAACTGGAAACGAGTTAAAAGATAAGTAGTACAAACAACCAGAATGGAACTTCTTGTTCTGTAGAAGTAAAAACAATTGAGTATTTGCTCTTAAATAAAGTTTGCCAGTAGgaaacacgaaaaaaaaatgtaggggAGACAGTATAGTATGTCAACGataacaaaggaataaccaagAATAACGTCATAATTCATCAAAGTTGACTACAAAGTGACAATTAATTGATCTGGTGGCAAGAAAAGTAAAGTCAAATGCAGCTTGAGCAAAGCACAGCATCGACTActtaagaaaggaaaaacaggACTCCTACCATAACAGACATGCACAAGCATATTTACGTAGACCCCGACTTGGGTAAGTCACTTACCAGGTGAGGAGAAACGAGAACGAATGGAGGAGCGATTCTTCTGAGATCCATTAGGGGTCACACGAAGGCTCGACTCAATCTTCTTCTGAGATTTTGCACGTACTTTCTTCAAGGAAAGCAAACGCAGATCTTCCTTCCAGATGTACTGAAAGGCCTTAAATTTAAGTGTTACAGCCCTCTCCTTAAACCTTAGAGCACGCTTCCTCATCACAAAGTTATTTATGATGAGTGAGTCGATCTCAGGTGATGCCACGTAAGCAACCCTCGATACATCAAAACTACTTTGATCTCTCGGCAACAGCTTGTCAAAAACTTCACATGCTTTGCTTGCAGTTTCCTTATTAGAGGCCACAATAAACTCGGGTAGCATCATTTCTGAGTTAATGAGCATATTGGCACTATTATTGGCCCTATCTTCCTCACAGAACAGCACCATGGTTTTATCCCTCGAGGGAGATGCATTAGTTTTCTCCACAGATATTTCAAGCGATAATGCTCCTCTTCCAACGTCTGCAACCTGTGCTGCATCCATATCTTCAGCACGTTCACCTTCCTTCACTCTATCAGTGGTTACAGCTCCCTTCAAAAGACAGAATGGTTCAGCAAACTTAGATGTAGCAGTTCCAGGGCTATCAACACCAGCATTATTTGCAGCATGAGTTTCCTCTGATCTTCCATCACCAAGAGGCAACCCTCCCTTGTCCATGTTCCCAGAAGAAAAGATCTCCAAAGGAGATGGCCGAGAAACAACGTTAGAGATTTCATCATTTTCACCAGGTTTTGCGTCGGCCTCAACTACCAGAGAACTGGACGATGCTGTGCATGGACAGTGATCTCCAGACAGAGAAATGAGGGACTTACGTTCAGTTTCAAGAGAATCAATTTCCGATTCAGTCATCTCCAAGGCTTTCAAAACATCTCCCCTCAATAAAAGCAACTTATTCAGTGCAGTAGATCTCACGAAACCAGAATCCATTGAGCTAGGATCATCCAATTGCAGCAACTCAACAAGTGAAGACCCCATATTAGCAATTGAATTTGCATCCATTGTCTCCAGATTAAAAGAGAAACCCTCCTGTTGATCCTGGGAACTAGGATATGGCGACTGACATAGATTATTGAGATCAGTATCCCCATGTGATCCCTTCAGAAAAGATTTATCCTCAATCCCTgttcaacaaaataaaactctACACATCAAGAACCAACAGCAGAACTAACAAAAAATATCTGTGCAGCATTTTTCCAAGTTAAAGACCAACTGCACCTAATTTCATTGATGCAGTAAGACAACAAAAATCAAAGTACTAAAATCATAtcaaatgtacaaaaattaaTCTCATCTTTGAGACAAAGAACAACATAATCAATAATCACTAACTGAATTTACCAAATCAAAATTCGAAAAAGGTGCAAATACATGTCAAAAAAGCAACTATTCAAAGCTATCTCCGTGATAAACTTAGAAACAGACAAAGAAATGTGGACAGACTAATCCAAACATCATATTCCCCCGAAATGTGAATGACATCTCATGGAGTAAAACGTGGAGGCCAAACCATGAAGTCAGAGACAGAattgaagttttcaaaaaataagttaataCGCTAGTAATAACAATGGCAACATCATTCCACATCCGGATCTGGTGGTTGTGGATTCCACGCATGATGTCAGTATACTAAGTGAGATGACCCACCACCAACACGGAACTGGTTTTGCTTCTTGACTTCTAATAAACATATATTCCACTTTTGCATTTCAAATCATATTTTGAGCGTGTTGATTCTTTCATTGAGTCACTCATAGTCAAGCATACAGTACACATAATTTTCACCAATGCTACTCAGGAAATTGAACAGTTTTATATCAGTTCTACATAGCTTATTTACTTCATCTATCGGAAGTCTCCTTCTGACAGAGCTCACACGATGGTTTTGGTTTCTTATCAAATCACCCATTTATCGGTGCATATACTTTATCTTCCCTAAAGATAATGAAAACTAGATAATCTTTATGTAatttcacatgttttttttACACATCTAAAGTCAGCCTGATGTCTGACCGAACTCGCGCttggttttgtttttgcatCAAACCAGTCCAACTTAATCCCAAGGTGGAACACGATATGGAATAAAGCACATGTATGAACATCAAAATCCAAGTGAATACAAAAGAACTGTTGGCTGCAACGCTTAAGATAGCTCAGATGGTGCTATTCACCGACTCAACTTGATTCAAACACCCACCAGCACCGCAGCAGACTCAAAAGCACACTTGACTAGAAGATCTACAAGGCATCACATTCAATGGAAATCGACACGACCGTCGACTTTACACCCTACAGAAACATGCACAAAAGCAAGCTCTAAAAAAGCTGCTATACAAACACTACCAATTGAACAGAGGAGAGCAGGTATTTCATGGAGGCCAAACATCAGCTTAGCTAAGAGTTCTTCCATCTTCATATTTCCGAGGGCAAATTTTATATAGAAGCATAGTTAAAAAAATTGCCCGAAAAGAAACTTTATTAACAAGAAAATTCAACATAATACGCAAATGACTTCACAGCACAAGAGCAAGCTTTACAAAAGCTGCAATGCAATATAATAGCAATTGAACACAGGATATCAGGTCATCAGAACAGAGGCCAAACATtagctttaatattttttccattCACAAATTCTCCAGGAGAAGCAAGAAGTAGCTGAAAACTTTgccaagaaaatcaaaaagcttGTAAAGCGGTCACAAACGGGTGCAATTTGTGTGCATCTATTTAATCATTTGCATATGCACCACAAATCCTATGCTAGTCCAACCGAATACTCATTACTAACTCTAAAGGGCTATACGCCAGTCCACAATAATTGTCGTGAGCTGTTCAGAACATCAAAGTGATTGTAATCCAAACAGATACTGAACCTTGCAGTATAGAACGACATCTAAACTCCCATATGCATTCAACAGAAAGATAACTGCTTCAATCATACTGAGATCATTTAGAATTTCAGTTCCATGtgaaaccataaaaaaaaaaaaaaaaattaattgactgCTCAGAGTACGTACACAACCTACCTGGAGAGGAGCTGCAAGCAACAGAAGATGGAGTTGCAGGAGAGGCGCAATCAGAAAATGCTGCAAGTCTAGGGCTTTTGTCAGCCACACTAACACCAATAGAATGGGCAGGCTCCATGACATTCTTCAATACATTTTCATCTAGACCTTCAACTTTCTTCTTCTCATACTTTGCCAGCCCTTCACCCCACCCAAGTCGAGGCTTCTTCTTTGAAGTCATCTCCTCAGATGGAGCAGCAGAAGTCACACATGTAGCTGCATCCTGGGATGGGGATGGCACTGAAGTTACATCCTTTGTCGATACTCCAACCTTTGTTTCACTGGAATCAACGCCCCCCATGCTTTTTGAGCTGCTAGAATGACTCAAGCCTGACCCACGAGAAGACAAGCTCCCAGAACGGGACCACTTAAGAGGCTTCCACTCCATGGCCACTTGTGACTTGTCAGGCTTTGGGCCTGAGGTCAACCCATTGGCATCATTGGTCTTGGCACCGATCAACTTCACATCACTAGACTTGTCATGATGGTCTTTTGGGTGCAGCTGATGGTAATCCCTTAGGTTTGTGAAGTCACCATTAGGGGAAGATGTTTGAGTGAGCATGTCAGCTGGCCTCTGACTATTATTATCAGTTGGCCTCCCAGGTGTATAAGAGCCGTTGCTTGTTTCCCATGAATGAGAGACCTTGCAATCTCTCTGCCCAAAGGACCCTCTATTGTCCCTGTAGCTTCGACTATACTTTCCATCTCCACGGAGACCTGATCTACGGCCGCTTTCGTCCTCCAACAGCTTGTCTGCAGACCGAGAAGGCACATAGCCATAACCAGATTCCTCAGGAAACAGGTGCCACCCACCCTGCTTACCATGACCttcagaaaatatttaaaacaaaacagggaaaatcttaaaaaatcaacttgagAAATATCCATACTCCGTCCCAACAAAGAACAAAACTTTATCAATCTCATCGCCACAAAAAGATATTATTCCATACTAAAACcgagagaaaaagaaactaagATCCATGGACAAtagaagaaagataaaaaggttCACAAAAAAGCTCTTACGGACCATCTCCTTTGCTTTTCACCTAAGGACCAAAGGAGATTAAAGCGCCTCAACTCAGATCATCTGGCCGAACGATCGCAGGCTTGCCAGAATATTAAATGAATATgcaaaccaaaaaataaatatctaTCTTACACATGCTACAGAAGCAAAaccagaagaaagaaaaagaaacggcaccacaaatgaaaaaaaaaaaaaagctacctGGTGGCCGGCGAAAATCGGCAGATCCCCAGCGAGTGAAGCCACGAGATCCGGCGTGATgagaggacgacgacgacgagtcCCTCCATCTGGCGACAGAACCCAACGACTCCGATCTCTCGTGCTTCCTCTCCTTGAAGAAGTCCTTCCGATCCCAAGGCAATGGTTCTGGCGGCATAAATAATCTGACCACCCCTATCGCATGGGCTTTCAAAATCTCCGCAACCCTAATTCGATCAAGATCCAACGCACGACGCCAATATAACTCAAATACCTCTCACCAAGATCTCTCAGCTCCACCGTAACGAATCTAGGGTTTTCAAAAGCAGGCACGAGAAAAACAGCGCCTGCAAACTGTAGCTCCCAACGTTTTCAACCGGAGATCGGATCAAAACCGCCTAGCAAGCGAAGTCAGGGTCCCCCGATCAGTGCCAGACACCGGAGACCTCGAATCTAGGGTTTCCGCCGCAGAAGTAAACCGCAAATCCCGTCTGCCGACCTAAGGAGGGACTGTTTCACAGTTTAGGGCACGAAAAATCCCCAAAAACCGCCAGCCTGGGCACAGGAACTGCGAGAAGCTGAGTGCTGGGACCGACACCTTCCCCGACTGAACCAGATCCAATGGATTTCGACTCTAGGGCTAGGAATTCTCTCcagggggaggaggaggtgtTTCAGGCTGTAAATTATTCGcgaataaaatcaaaattttctctggttttctctctctttctacgcaaaggaaagaaaatctaTGGAGCAAGAAAGTCAGAACGTGAGCCGATAAGGGACAAAAGCGAGCCTTGAGTGAGGAGAGAGGAAGAGgcagaggaaggagagagagagttgtgtgTCTGTGCGTGTGCGCGCGTGTATTCGGATCTCAACGCCTTATTGAACGGCATTGCAGACCCATTTCGGGTCCGCATTTATTAATTTCCGAAAATAAATGGCGAGGCAGCGAAACAATTCtttattatattaaaaattaaatttaatatcctttcttttttttattattattattctcgCGCTCAATCgactttatcttcttcttcttctttctctccttcgTTTTTTACTTTGGGCCCCTCACCCCAGCGGCGTTTTCTTCGGTATTCCGGAAATGCCCCTGTGTCGGGCGGGATTTTACGGTGCAAAAGGGAAAGTGCTCCCACGCGCCGCCCATGGGATTCTTTGCTTTTCGATGACGAAATTGGCCTCGGGAATTTCCGGAAATGGCATCCCCGCGCGTGTCGACATAGTGTTTGCTTGACCCTCCGAAATTCGGATGCTCACCGAATCTGCCGTTTGCCTGCCAAACCAGGGACGGGCCTCAAATAAAGGGATGCGAGAAGGCGGTGACATGGCCCAAATTGGACAGGCCCATTACCTGGTCTCTAGCAGGAGGCCCATTACGAAGTCCAAACTCGGCCCGTTTTAAGCCCGTATGAAGTTCACGCCCCCTCGggcctcttcctcttctctctccctctctatgaGCATGGGCACTTGCGTGGCGAATGAAGCAAATGGACGCTCAACTTTCAATCTTTTTAACGTGGGTTCTTGAACTTCAGGTCAATATGTAatataatttctaaactttaaatttattcaatacaaactcttgaattttttatacatgttcaatctagtctatGAACTATATAAAATTATTCATTGTCGCCATTCCAGTAGTCCAAGATCGGATATAACATTAAACATCTTCATATGGTTCGGAAACTAGATTAAACATGTACCGAAATTTTACCAATTACATtgtataaattaaaagtttatggataaTATTGCATGTTGGTTTAAAGTATCATGTGATCTgattaaaagttcaaatatcACATTAGATATTTagtcaaagttcatgaattatTTGTATAATTATCTTGCACGTATCTTGCACGCATATTATTGGTCGTTGACCGTGAATGAGCTCTCATTGGTTGATGACCAGCAGTGCGCTTGTACTCATTGGTCAAACCAATAAAAGCTATCAAATTATTTTCGGTACGttactttattttttgcgaCGACTAAAGGCAAAATTTGACAAAACCCTGGCTCGAGCCGACCCCACCAAGAAGGGTGCGGCGTAACCGCATCAAGTCTTTTGTAATCCTCTGCTCTCAGACTAGGGGGAACAAAAACTAGGGAAACGTCGCGAGCTTTTTGGGTGAATGAAAAACGGATTATAGACAGATTATAATGTTCGGGAAAGGATCTTTGATGAGATTCGAATAACAATCTTTCAATGTTTGAGTCTGAAACAATATGGGTGATGTAGattcgaatttgaaattttgggtgatttgaaaaacaatcatcgccctatttatttatgaattacTATCTTATTGTTGCTCTTGTAATCAatcattaattgattgattatGCGTGGATTATGAGAGATTATTCTATGCGGTACCAACACATTCCCCGCATGCTGTAAATTTCATCATACTTGGAGTCACGTATGTATGGATTTCAATTTTGATTAGTTGGTTACATCACACATCATTGTCGCATAAAACGCGCGTTTTTGGTTTAGACCGAAAATAGCATTAGTAACTTTGTGGCAACAGACATGGGTCCAAGCAAAGGCCAACACCAACCTTAAGTAAATAGATAACCAAATGAAAATATGACATTAGGATTTCAAAATTTAGGAAGGTTTAAACAGGAACGCTCGAAAGCATTGGTGTCAAGTGAACTCGACACGTGTGAGCAATCAAATCATAAGAGGCAAATAAAGTATGATATCTCACACACGATGAATTCACATGAGTCTGGTGAATGTTATAATATTTCACCAATGAATGGTACATTCATCACCAACAAGTGTAGATCCTTCAATAATCTCGTCGAACTAACATCATTAGTCTACCAATCTATTTGTCTATACTATGCATAAAACCAACTTTTAAATAGATGTCCATTTTTCATATTACCAACACCCCTTTATCCCGTGTCGATATAGAAAAAAGCAAATAGATTGGTATCTAGTATTGATAATTAAAATTTGCATTTCTGGATGATTACCAAACAAATCTCCTATTTCCCCGAGCACGTATGGTCGCATTGTAAGTTCATATACAATTTCTCTACCAACAATCATTCACAAGAAACCAATATCTATTATATGTACAAAACTAAGTTTTCATTGTTAAGATAATTACTTTGTTGTTACATTTTTCAAAGCACTCGTGATTAAATATAGTTTTCTTTATCAAAAGAAATATTACATTTATATATCATAATAACAGTTGAAATGGTAAACGAGGACAATGGTGTTGACATAAAGCATATAAACACtcgaaaggaaaatttcaaataagggtcccgaagtgctttgattttatcaaataaagatttgaagtggACGTTGCTTTAAAAATTGGTCTGAAGTGCCCTCTTTAATTCAAAAAAAGGCATAatcaaagggcattttcgtcttttactatttatatttttccttttttttgttttcctttctttcattttttattttctttttcctttttctttcccctttcctAGCCAACGCCGGCCTCGCCCGAGGGCCGTCCACGCCACCATCGGGCGGGGTTGCCCTGGCCTCCACGCCGGGCGTTTGCTTGCCCTATCTGGCGAGGAAAGCCCTCATCTACATGGTTGCCTCGCGGAGTACTTCAATTGATCAACATTTCATGAACTTGTAAAACTCTTCGGTATCACTATATCTCAGTATCATCTCTTTCAGAGGTTGTACTCTCTGGAAATCAGCCCGATGGATCAGCCCATCTGGGGATCTTGCAGGAGTGGTTCGGCGTTCGCTAGTGGAACTCTCGAGAATTTGCTCTCCTCTTCATTCTAGCATTTGTGATGCTTCCATTAGTCTTGCTGCGCCGTGTTGGTGAGTATTTGTAGACCATCTTTCTTTTGACTCCCATGCAGTCATCGGAGCGAGCAATTGTGGCTAGAAAAGCCCTAACCTGAGCTGGTGGGCTGGTGTCAGGCGACCCTCGTCCAACGGTGGCATGGGCGGCCCTCATGCGAGGCAGGCGTTGGTTGgggaaggggaaagaaaaaaaaaaaaattataaaacggtaaaagacgaaaatgcccttcaaccgagcccttgtttgaaacaaaGAGGCAACTCgggccttttttgaaacaagattcacttcaatactttatttaaaaaaatatatcatctcgagtatttatttgaaatttttccatacTTGAATGACCGGATATTTACATACCCATCGACAAACTTCTCTAccgttcaatatttttttcagtTTGTTCTGTTCATTCACTCTCAAATTCCATTATTTTTCCATGATTTCGCAATTCAAGTTTTCTAAGAATATAATCGGATACAGAATAATATTTCCTTCAGAAAAATATATTCGCGTTTCTTAAGTAACGAAATTTAAGTGAAACTTTTATTTTACTTACGTCTATttcgggagaaaataaaaacggaaaaggaagaaaaaaccaagtgaaaaaaaaaaaaacaatcgtCCTTTCCAATCAAACGGAAATGGACGTATACGGTTCCCGCTCTTTGATCCGTTCCGCTAGATGCCATTTTCGGTCATCTCTGAAATCGTCCTTCCTCGGCATACGTCAGGCATGACGCTTGACGACACGTGCTCAGTGTCTTTTCTTCTGCGGAAATATTCACACGAACCCGATCCCCACCGAATCACAAATCAGGACCGTCGAATTTTGTGGGGCCCATATCAGAAGATAAGTTACTGGTTGTGATTTACTTAGATAGTGTCCTGTAGTCAATGAGCAGGAAAGATGTACGCAGCACGTGCAAGCACATCCGAGTTATACTCGAA includes these proteins:
- the LOC115749804 gene encoding uncharacterized protein LOC115749804, whose product is MPPEPLPWDRKDFFKERKHERSESLGSVARWRDSSSSSSHHAGSRGFTRWGSADFRRPPGHGKQGGWHLFPEESGYGYVPSRSADKLLEDESGRRSGLRGDGKYSRSYRDNRGSFGQRDCKVSHSWETSNGSYTPGRPTDNNSQRPADMLTQTSSPNGDFTNLRDYHQLHPKDHHDKSSDVKLIGAKTNDANGLTSGPKPDKSQVAMEWKPLKWSRSGSLSSRGSGLSHSSSSKSMGGVDSSETKVGVSTKDVTSVPSPSQDAATCVTSAAPSEEMTSKKKPRLGWGEGLAKYEKKKVEGLDENVLKNVMEPAHSIGVSVADKSPRLAAFSDCASPATPSSVACSSSPGIEDKSFLKGSHGDTDLNNLCQSPYPSSQDQQEGFSFNLETMDANSIANMGSSLVELLQLDDPSSMDSGFVRSTALNKLLLLRGDVLKALEMTESEIDSLETERKSLISLSGDHCPCTASSSSLVVEADAKPGENDEISNVVSRPSPLEIFSSGNMDKGGLPLGDGRSEETHAANNAGVDSPGTATSKFAEPFCLLKGAVTTDRVKEGERAEDMDAAQVADVGRGALSLEISVEKTNASPSRDKTMVLFCEEDRANNSANMLINSEMMLPEFIVASNKETASKACEVFDKLLPRDQSSFDVSRVAYVASPEIDSLIINNFVMRKRALRFKERAVTLKFKAFQYIWKEDLRLLSLKKVRAKSQKKIESSLRVTPNGSQKNRSSIRSRFSSPVGNLSLVPSSHVLSHASKLLSDSQMKSYRKYLKMPALISDDREKMASRFISMNGLIEDPCAVEKEKKMINPWTAEEREIFLDKLATIGKDFSKIASFLDHKTTADCVDFYYKNHKSDTFERTMKKLDFGKRGKSLAANNYLVTSKKRWSREVNAVSLDVLGAASAMAAREDEFMLERQGCAGGIYMNGYCNSRSSRADCGDLERSSSFDVLGSERETVAADVLAGICGSLSSEAMSSCVTSSVDPAEGSRELKCSKVDFVRKRPFTPEFMENVEEETCSGESSGEMDASDWTDDEKSAFMRAVSSYGKDFALISRFVGTRSVDQCRVFFSKARKCLGLDSLLPICRSRDTPVSEDANGDGDMEDACGLEISSAICGDKLSSKMDEDLLVKDVNRVETDCKSLNFQDDLNKSDGNTGSGELSCEYVKDMEIVVPDVCQMRDGDEVVSEGVGSISASVGTQKSIADLDVTRVEATGAGAALVDSASIREDTDHSYPFSASADGNHAIQACSEGFKNVAWGQEALLPQKCNGDTTHGSSLLCSSGEFDAKINSSRLPADRSPCFGFILKSESEHQGSLILDPVEKSSSDSRHDEKFQGATRSLSSDSAPNYSKNSRTQDRMSSTSDGPPNKEKHKQFVSNDEYYKHVSGSPLLSQMESSQILRGYPIQLHAQENSGSTSGEFSDVHKHSKPENSFSCRYVLPDFHLRKCTTSKSHSSVAELPLLPHKSEQPIGLSKIDIPSLPDSQKQSKSGDFKLFGQILSHPPSQPTPKVNVQDNDENGVPQRKSGRKESDLKPNSNHNEGGNSAMLKFDRNNYTGLENVPLRSYGFWDGNRIQISSLPDSALLLAKYPAAFSNFPLPATKLEQHTLQPVSKSSECSLNGVSVFPSREVTNGNGIVDYRLYRSRDELKVQPFAIDVKQRQDACSEMQRYNGFEAVSAGIQHQGRGMIAMNVVGRGGVLVGSPCNTVSDPVTAIKMQFAQSDPLVGHQNGNIVREEESWRGKGDLGR